The stretch of DNA CCGGATGCGGTGGTGGTCGGCCTGCCATTGAACATGGACGGCACCCCGAGCGAGATGTGCGTGCGCGCCGAGAAATTCGCCCGGCGCCTCAATGGCCGCTACAACCTGCCCTTCTATACCCATGACGAACGCCTGACCACCTTCGAGGCCAAGGGCGAACGCCTGGCCCGCGGCGGCCAGAAAGGCAGTTACCGCGACAACCCGGTCGACGCCATCGCCGCCGCCCTGCTGCTGCAAGGCTGGCTCGACGAAAACGCAGCGCTGTTGAACAACTGAAACGCCGAATCCTGAAGATGCGTGGTCAACCCCCGACCACGCGCCTCCTGGCCACAACACCAGCCGTAAGACCCTGCGCCTTGCTGCATGCAACCAGGCGCGGGCCCACGAAGGAGCAATCATGAGCCTGCCCAATCCCGCCGAACTGATCAGCCAGATGGCCGTGCGTCTCACCGCCCACCTGGAACAACGCGCCATCAGCGAGCCCCGCTATATCGGCATCCGTACCGGCGGCGTCTGGGTCGCCCAGGCCCTGCTCGCCGAACTGGGCAGCGACGCGCCGCTGGGCACCCTGGATGTGTCCTTCTACCGCGACGACTTCAGCCAGAACGGCCTGCATCCGCAAGTGCGCCCTTCCGAGCTGCCGTTCGAGATCGAGGGCCAGCACCTGATCCTGATCGACGACGTGCTGATGAGCGGCCGCACCATCCGCGCCGCCCTCAACGAGCTGTTCGACTACGGCCGCCCGGCCAGCGTGACCCTGGTCTGCCTGCTGGACCTGGACGCCGCCGAGCTGCCGATTCGTCCGAACGTGGTCGGCGCCACCCTGTCGCTGGCCGCCCACGAGCGGGTAAAATTGTCCGGTCCTGCGCCGCTTCAACTCGAGCTTCAAGACCTCGCCCTTTAATTCGCCCCTCTAAAGAGTCCATTGCGATGACGCCTCTAGACGCCAAGCGCCCGCTGCAGCTCAACGATCAGGGCCAGCTGCGCCACTTCCTCTCGCTCGACGGTCTGCGTCGCGAGCTGCTGACGGAAATCCTCGACACCGCCGACTCCTTCCTCGAAGTCGGCGCCCGGGCGGTGAAGAAAGTCCCTCTGCTGCGCGGCAAGACCGTGTGCAACGTGTTCTTCGAAAACTCCACCCGCACCCGCACCACCTTCGAACTGGCGGCCCAGCGCCTGTCGGCGGACGTGATCACGCTCAACGTGTCCACCTCCTCGGCCAGCAAGGGTGAAACCCTGCTCGACACCCTGCGCAACCTCGAAGCCATGGCCGCCGACATGTTCGTCGTGCGCCACGGCGACTCCGGCGCCGCGCACTTCATCGCCGAGCATGTGTGCCCGCAGGTGGCGATCATCAACGGCGGCGACGGCCGCCACGCCCACCCGACCCAGGGCATGCTCGACATGCTCACCATCCGTCGGCACAAGGGCGGTTTCGAAAACCTCTCGGTGGCCATCGTCGGCGACATCCTGCACTCGCGGGTGGCGCGCTCGAACATGCTGGCCCTGAGAACCCTGGGTTGCCCGGACATCCGCGTGATCGCGCCCAAGACCCTGCTGCCGATCGGCATCGAGCAATACGGGGTGAAGGTTTACACCGACATGGCCGAAGGCCTGAAAGACGTCGACGTGGTGATCATGCTGCGCCTGCAGCGTGAGCGCATGCAGGGCGGCCTGCTGCCGAGCGAGGGCGAGTTCTACCGCCTGTTCGGCCTGACCACCGCGCGCCTGGCCGGCGCCAAGCCGGACGCCATCGTCATGCACCCGGGCCCGATCAACCGCGGCGTGGAGATCGAATCGGCGGTGGCCGACGGTCCGCACTCGGTGATCCTCAACCAGGTGACCTACGGCATCGCGGTACGCATGGCCGTACTGTCCATGGCCATGAGCGGGCAGACCGCCCAGCGACAATTCGAGCAGGAGAACGCCCAGTGAAGCTCAGCATTCTCGGCGCCCGTGTCATCGATCCAAGCAGCGGCCTGGATCAAGTCAGCGATATCCATCTGGAAGCCGGCAAGATCGTCGCCATCGGCGCCGCGCCCGCCGGTTTCAGCGCGGTTGAAAGCCTCGACGCCAAGGGCCTGGTGGCCGCGCCCGGGCTGGTGGACCTGAACGTCTCCCTGCGCGAGCCGGGCTACAGCCGCAAAGGCACCATCGCCAGCGAAACCCGCGCCGCCGCGGCCGGTGGCGTCACCAGCCTGTGCTGCCCGCCGCGCACCAAGCCGGTGCTGGACACCTCGGCGGTGGCCGAGCTGATCCTCGATCGCGCCCGCGAGGCCGGCAACACCAAGGTGTTCCCGATCGGCGCCCTGAGCAAAGGCCTGGACGGCGAACAGCTGGCCGAGCTGATCGCCCTGCGCGACGCCGGTTGCGTGGCCTTCGGCAACGGCCTGGAGGGCTTTCGCAGCACCCGTACGCTGTGCCGGGCGCTGGAGTACGCGGCGACCTTCGACCTGACGGTGATTTTCCACTCCCAGGACCGCGACCTGGCCGAAGGCGGCCTGGCCCACGAAGGCGCCACCGCCAGCTTCCTCGGCCTGCCGGGCATTCCGGAAACCGCGGAAACCGTGGCCCTGGCCCGTGACCTGCTGCTGGTGGAGCAAAGCGGCGTGCGCGCCCACTTCAGCCAGCTGACCAGCGCCCGGGGCGTGGCCCTGATCGCCCAGGCCCAGGCCCGTGGCCTGCCGGTGACCGCCGACGTGGCCCTGTACCAGCTGATCCTCACCGACGACGCGCTGATCGACTTCTCCAGCCTCTATCACGTCCAGCCGCCGCTGCGCTCGCGCGCCGACCGCGAAGGCCTGCGCGAGGCCGTGAAGTCCGGGGTGGTCCAGGCCATCTCCAGCCATCACCAGCCCCACGAACGCGACGCCAAGCTGGCGCCTTTCGGCGCCACCGAGCCGGGCATCAGCAGCGTCGAGCTGCTGCTGCCGCTGGCCATGACCCTGGTGGAAGACGGTCTGCTCGACTTGTCGACCCTGCTGGCCCGCCTGAGCAGCGGCCCGGCCGACGCCCTGCGCCTGCCAGCCGGCAAGCTGGCGGTGGGCGCTCCGGCGGACCTGGTGCTGTTCGACCCGAGCACGTCCACGGTGGCTGGCGAACACTGGTTGTCGAAAGGCGAGAACTGCCCGTTCCTCGGCCATAGCCTGCCGGGCGTGGTGCGTTACACCCTGGTGGATGGACGGATCAGCCACAAGGGCTGAGTCCTGCGGCACCTGTTATCGCGGACAAGTCGGATCGCCGCCCGCTCGCTCCTACAGATAAAACATCCGTAGGAGCGGGGCTTGCCCGCGATGACGCTCTCGATACTTAACGCCGCTGCGCGTTACGCAACGACACCTGGTCGTTCAGCGTCCAGAAGTCATACAAGACCCCCAGAAAGAACACCCCGCCAGTCAGCAGGTACAGCAGGCCGCTGATCCATTTGCCCTGATACATGCGGTGCACGCCGAAGATCCCGAGAAAGGTCAGGAGGATCCAGGCGACGCTGTATTCGATGGGTCCCGGGGTAAAACGCAGGTCGGCCTCACGGTCCATGGCCGGGATCAGGAACAGGTCGATCAGCCAGCCGATGCCCAGCAAGCCCAGGGTGAAAAACCAGATGGTTCCGGTAACTGGCTTGCCGTAATAGAAGCGGTGGGAGCCGGTAAAACCGAAAATCCACAACAGGTAACCGATCACCTTGCTGTGGGTGTCATGGGTCGAACCGTCCGGGCGATAGGTGTTCATTGAGTACCTCGTTCCACGCAATAGATAAATTTTCTTTAATTCTTTGTGACTTTTTTACAGGCAGCCGACGTGTGGCAAATGTTAAGGTCGCTGCCATGAAACCCTTGTACTGCCTGACTTCTGTCGGACAATTGCGTCAATTTGCCGCCTCTTCAGCGAATTTGACCTCCAGGTTGAATCGACCAACGGCCTGAGAAGTGACAAAAAAGCTGTTATAAAGTTGCGCGCTAACCCATATGAGCCTTGCCTAATGCGTCCATTTTTCAAGACATGGCTAACCATTTGCCTATTGATGCCACTGGCTGCCCACGCCACCAATCGTGAGCAACGTCTTCCCAACGTGAACGGCTTCACTCCAAAAGCCCACGTCACCCAAATCAGCAAGAACAGCTCCAAGAACAAGCTGTCGGTCAAACGCCCGACTCACCTGAGCAGCGTCAGCAGCAAGCCGGTACCGCAGATGGCGGCCAAGCAGAGCAGCACCGTGCTCAGCCGTGCCGTCAACGTACTGGGTACTCCTTACCGTTGGGGCGGCAGCAGCCCAAGTAAAGGCTTCGACTGCAGCGGCCTGGTGAAATACGCCTTCAACGACGTCGCCGCCGTCGATCTGCCGCGCACCTCGAACGCCATGGCCAGCGGTCACGGGCAGAAAGTCGAGCGCAAGGACCTCAAGCCTGGCGACCTGCTGTTCTTCAACCTCAAGAGCCGCCGGGTCAACCACGTCGCCATCTACCTGGGCAACGATCGCTTCATCCACGCGCCGCGCCGCGGCAAGTCGGTGACCATCGATACCCTGAAGAAGCCGTACTGGGACAAGAACTACGTAGTGGCCAAGCGGGTCCTGCCAAAAGAGCAGAACACCCTGCGCATCGTTCAGCGCTGATCGCCCTCCCTGATCGCGAGTCATCGAGCCACCACGCTCGATGGCTCGCGATTGCATTTGCCGCCCCGATACCTCTTCAAATACTGTCCGGCGCCCGCGCCTTTTCCCGGGCGTGCTCCCGGCTGACCAGCCCCGCATCCACCAGCGCCTTCAGGCTCATGTCCAGGGTCTGCATCCCCAGTGCCCCGCCGGTCTGGATCGCCGAGTACATCTGCGCCACCTTGTCCTCGCGGATCAGGTTACGGATCGCCGCGCTGCCCAGCATGATCTCGTGAGCCGCTACCCGGCCTCCACCGATACGCTTCACCAGCGTCTGGGAAACCACCGCCTGCAGCGACTCCGAGAGCATGGAGCGAACCATCGCCTTCTCCTCGGCCGGAAACACGTCCACCACCCGGTCCACAGTTTTCGCCGCCGACGTGGTGTGCAGGGTGCCGAACACCAGATGCCCGGTCTCCGCGGCGGTCAGCGCCAGGCGGATGGTTTCCAGATCGCGCATTTCCCCCACCAGAATCACATCCGGGTCTTCGCGCAGGGCCGAGCGCAGGGCCGTGGAGAAGCTGCGGGTGTCGCGATGCACCTCGCGCTGGTTGATCAGGCACTTCTTCGATTCGTGGATGAACTCGATGGGGTCCTCGATGGTGAGGATGTGCTGGTGCCGGCTCTGGTTCAGGTGATCGATCATCGCCGCCAGGGTGGTCGACTTGCCCGAACCGGTCGGCCCGGTCACCAGCACCAGGCCGCGGGGCACTTCGCTGATGCGCCGAAAGACCTCACCCATGCCCAGCTCGTCCAGGCCCGGCACCTTGGCCGCAATGCTGCGAAAGACCGCGCCACCGCCACGCTGATGGTTGAAGGCATTGACCCGAAAGCGCGCCAGGCCCGGCACCGCGAAGGAAAAGTCGATCTCCAGCGCGGCCTTGAACTCGGCCCGTTGCGGATCAGTCATGCTGGCCAGGATCAGCTCATGCACCTGTTGCGCCTCCAGCACCGGCAGGTTGATCCGGCGAATATCGCCGTCGATGCGAATCATCGGCGGCAAACCGGCCGAGAGGTGCAGGTCCGAAGCGCCCTGTTTGACGCTGAAGGCCAGCAACTCAGTGATATCCATAGCGTTCCCCAATTCCAGTAGAATGCCGCGAACCCAAGACCCGCTGGCGTACATCGAATGTCCACGATAGCAGACAACATCGCCCTGGTTAGCGCACGGATCCGTGCCGCGGCGCAGGCCTCGCAACGTGACGAAAGCAGCATCCATCTGCTGGCCGTGAGCAAGACCAAGCCCGCCGCGGCGCTGCGTGAAGCCTACGCGGCCGGTCTGCGCGACTTCGGCGAGAACTACCTGCAAGAAGCCCTGGGCAAACAGGCGGAACTTGGCGACCTGCCCTTGAGTTGGCACTTCATCGGCCCCATTCAGTCGAACAAGACGCGAGCTATCGCCGAGAACTTCGCCTGGGTGCATTCCGTGGATCGCTTGAAAATCGCTCAACGCCTGTCCGAGCAACGCCCGGCCGACTTGCCGCCGTTGAACATCTGCATTCAGGTCAATGTCAGTGGCGAGGCCAGCAAGTCTGGCTGTACGCCGGCCGACCTGCCGGCCCTGGCCAGCGCCATCAGCGCCTTGCCGCGCCTGAAACTGCGCGGGCTGATGGCGATTCCCGAGCCGACTGAAGATCGTGCCGCCCAGGACGCTGCCTTCGCGGCCGTGCGCAGCCTGAACGAAAACCTGCGCGAAAGCCTGGACCTGCCAACCGACACACTTTCCATGGGCATGAGCCACGACCTCGAAGCGGCCATTGCCCAAGGCGCCACCTGGGTACGTATCGGTACCGCCCTGTTTGGTGCCCGCGATTATGGCCAGCCATGACTGTGGCGGCCTCACCTCTGAATAAGGACCTGTCATGAGCAAGACTCGTATCGCCTTTATCGGCGCCGGCAACATGGCTGCCAGCTTGATCGGCGGCCTGCGCGCCAAGGGCCTGGACGCCAGCCAGATCCGCGCCAGCGACCCGGGTGCCGAAACCCGCGCCAAGGTCCAGGCCGAGCACGGAATTGAACTGTTCGCCGACAACGCCGAAGCCATCGACGGCGTCGACGTGGTGGTGCTGGCGGTCAAGCCACAGGCCATGAAGGCCGTGTGCGAAGCCCTGCGCCCCAGCCTGAAACCGCACCAGTTGATCGTGTCCATCGCCGCCGGCATCACCTGCGCCAGCATGAACAAGTGGCTCGGCGAGCAGCCGATCGTGCGCTGCATGCCCAACACCCCGGCCCTGCTGCGCCAGGGCGCCAGCGGCCTGTACGCCACCGCCGCGGTGAGCGCGGCGCAACGCCAGCAGGCCGAAGAACTGCTGTCGGCCGTGGGCATCGTCCTGTGGCTGGAACAGGAGCAGCAACTGGACGCGGTGACCGCGGTGTCCGGCAGCGGCCCGGCGTATTTCTTCCTGCTGATCGAAGCCATGACCGCCGCCGGCGAGAAACTCGGTCTGCCACGGGAAACCGCCCGCCAACTGACCCTGCAAACCGCGCTGGGCGCGGCGCACATGGCGGTGTCCAGCGACGTGGACGCGGCTGAACTGCGCCGCCGCGTGACCTCGCCGGCCGGGACCACGGAAGCCGCGATCAAGTCGTTCCAGGCCAGTGGCTTCGAAGCCCTGGTGGAAAAAGCATTGGGTGCCGCCGCGCACCGCTCGGCCGAGATGGCCGAACAACTGGGCCAATAAGGAGCCAATGATGATTGGATTGAACACTGCGGCGGTGTACGTGCTGCAAACCCTGGGCAGCCTGTACCTGCTGATCGTGCTGCTGCGCTTCGTGCTGCAACTGGTACGCGCCGACTTCTACAACCCGCTGTGCCAGTTCGCCGTGCGCGCCACCCAGCCGCTGCTCAAGCCGATGCGCCGGGTCATCCCGAGCCTGTTCGGCCTGGACATGTCGTCGCTGATCCTGGCGATCGTCGTGCAACTGCTGCTGATGGCCCTGACCCTGCTGCTGACCTACGGCACCACCGGCAACCCGCTGCAACTGCTGATCTGGTCGATCATTGGTGTGACCGCACTGTTCATGAAGATTTTCTTCTTCGCCCTGATCATCAGCGTGATCCTTTCCTGGGTCGCCCCGGGCAGCCATAACCCGGGCGCCGAGCTGGTCAACCAGATCTGCGAGCCGGCCCTGGCGCCGTTCCGTCGCATCCTGCCGAGCATGGGCGGCCTGGATATCTCGCCGATCCTGGCGTTCATGGTGCTCAAGCTGATCGACATGCTGGTGATCAACAACCTGGCGGCCATGACCATGATGCCGGAAATCCTGCGTCTGCTGATCTGACCCGGCCTCTGTGATGAGTTACTTTCGCTGGGACGGCGACGATCTGATCCTGGAGTGCCACCTGCAACCTGCGGCCCGTAGCGATGATTTCGCCGGGCTGCATGGCGAGCGCCTGAAGATCCGCCTCACCGCGCCGCCGGTGGAGGGCAAGGCCAACGCCTATCTGATGGCGTTCCTGGCCAAGGCGTTCGGCGTGTCCAAGAGCCAGGTCAGCCTGATCAGCGGCGAGCTGAACCGGCAGAAACGGGTGCGGATCAACGCGCCGAAGAAACTGCCGGACCTGCCGGAATTACAGCGTCCATCCTGATCACTCTCTGTAGCCGCTGCCGTAGGCTGCGATAAGGGCCGAAGGCCCTTCGAGGCCCTCAAGAGCACGTCTCCTGTGGAGCCGATCGCAGCCTGCGGCAGCGGCTACAAGGTTCGTCACAAGTCGCGGGAGAATCAGCCCCGGCCTTTGCTTGCCGCTGGGGGCAGCGGTCTTTAGACTTACGCCTCATTTAAACGAGAGCAGGGTCGATGCCAACTGCCTTTCCCGCCGATTCCGTTGGTCTGGTGACGCCGCAAGTGGCGCATTTCAGCGAGCCCCTGGCCCTGGCCTGCGGCCGCTCCCTGCCAGCCTATGATCTGATCTACGAGACCTACGGCCAGCTGAACGCCACGGCGAGCAATGCCGTGCTGATCTGCCACGCCCTGTCCGGCCATCACCACGCCGCCGGCTACCACAGCCCCGACGACCGCAAACCGGGCTGGTGGGACAGCTGCATCGGCCCGGGCAAGCCGATCGACACCAACAAGTTCTTCGTCGTCAGCCTGAACAACCTCGGCGGCTGCAACGGCTCCACCGGCCCTAGCAGCGTCAACCCGGACACCGGCAAGCCGTTCGGCGCCGATTTCCCGGTGCTGACCGTGGAAGACTGGGTGCACAGCCAGGCGCGCCTGGCCGACCGCATCGGCATCCCGCAGTGGGCCGCTGTGATCGGCGGCAGCCTGGGCGGCATGCAGGCCCTGCAATGGACCATCACCTACCCGGACCGGGTGCGCCATTGCCTGGCCATCGCTTCGGCGCCCAAGCTGTCGGCGCAGAACATCGCCTTCAACGAAGTGGCGCGCCAGGCCATCCTCACCGACCCCGAATTCCACGGCGGTTCGTTCCAGGAACAGGGCGTGATCCCCAAGCGCGGGCTGATGCTGGCGCGGATGGTCGGGCACATCACCTACCTGTCCGACGACTCCATGGGCGAGAAATTCGGCCGTGGCCTGAAGAGCGAAAAGCTCAACTACGACTTCCACAGCGTCGAGTTCCAGGTCGAAAGCTACCTGCGTTATCAGGGCGAGGAGTTCTCCGGGCGGTTCGACGCCAACACCTACCTACTGATGACCAAGGCCCTGGATTACTTCGATCCGGCGGCGAACTTCGACGATAACCTGGCGAAAACCTTCGAAGGCGCCAAGGCCAAGTTCTGCGTGATGTCCTTCACCACCGACTGGCGCTTCTCCCCGGCCCGCTCGCGGGAGCTGGTGGATGCCCTGATGGCCGCGCGCAAGGACGTCAGCTACCTGGAAATCGATGCCCCACAGGGCCACGACGCCTTTCTGATTCCGATCCCGCGTTACCTGCAGGCGTTCGGCAACTACATGAACCGTATAACGCTGTGAGGACGCCATGAGAGCCGATCTGGAAATCATCCAAGAATGGATCCCCGCCGGCAGCCGCGTGCTCGACCTCGGTTGCGGCAATGGCGAACTGCTGAGCTGGCTGCGCGATCACAAGCAAGTCACCGGCTACGGCCTGGAAAACGACCCGGACAACATCGCCGAGTGCGTGGCCAAGGGCATCAACGTCATCGAGCAGGACCTGGACAAGGGCCTGGGCAACTTCGCCAGCAACAGCTTCGACATCGTGGTCATGACCCAGGCCCTGCAGGCCGTGCACTACCCGGACCGGATCCTCGACGAAATGCTGCGGGTCGGCCGCCAGTGCATCATCACCTTCCCCAACTTCGGCCACTGGCGCTGCCGCTGGTACCTGGCCAGCAAGGGGCGGATGCCGGTCTCCGAATTCCTGCCGTACACCTGGTACAACACGCCGAACATTCACTTCTGCACGTTCGAGGACTTTGAAGAGCTTTGCCGCGAACGTGAAGCCAAGGTCATCGATCGCCTTGCGGTGGATCAACAGCACCGGCACGGGTGGGCCAGTAAGCTATGGCCTAATCTGTTAGGTGAGATCGGCATCTACCGCGTCAGCAGCCCCGGCCTGCAGGATCACCAGATCGCGGTATAAACCAGGTTCAAAAGGAGAACGATCATGGGTCGCTTGGTTACTTTTCTATTGGCAGCGTGCCTGAGCGCATCGGCGATGGCCGCCGAGCCCATCAAGGGCGAGCGCCAGGAAGTGTTCGGTGACGTGACCGTGCACTACAACACCTTCAACTCCACCTTCCTGCAACCGGATATCGCCAAGGCCGCGGAGCTGGTGCGCAGCAAGAACCAGGGCGTGATCAACGTTTCCGTGCTCAAGGCCGGCAAACCGCTGGTCGCCCAGGTCACCGGGACCGTCAAGGACCTGACCAGCCAGTCGGTGCCGCTGAAATTCAAGCAGGTCACCGAACAGGGCGCGATCTACTACATCGCCCAGTACCCGGTGGAACAGCAGGAAACCCGCACCTTCGAAATCAAGGTGCAGACCGGTGACGCGATCAACACCATCAACTTCAACCAAGAGCTTTTCCCCGGCGAATGATGACTTTTACCCAACTTGTACTGGCCAGCCATAACGCCGGCAAGCTCAAGGAACTCCAGGCCATGCTCGGCGACTCGGTGCACCTGCGCTCGATCGGCGAGTTCAGCAGCGTCGAACCGGAAGAAACCGGCCTGTCGTTCGTCGAGAACGCCATCCTCAAGGCCCGCAACGCTTCGCGCATTTCCGGCCTGCCGGCGCTGGCGGACGATTCCGGCCTGGCGGTGGACTTCCTCGGCGGCGCGCCAGGCATCTACTCGGCGCGTTACGCCGACGGCCAGGGCGACGCGGCGAACAACGCCAAGCTGCTGGACGCCCTGAAGGACGTTCCCGAGGCCGAGCGCGGCGCGCAGTTCGTCTGTGTGCTGGCGCTGGTGCGGCATGCCGAGGATCCACTGCCGATCCTCTGCGAAGGCCTGTGGCACGGGCGCATCCTCACGGCCGCCAGCGGCGAACACGGTTTCGGCTACGACCCGCTGTTCTGGGTGCCGGAGCGCAACTGCTCCAGCGCCGAGCTGGACCCGATCCAAAAGAACCAACTCAGCCATCGCGCCCGCGCCATGGCCATTCTGCGGCAACGCCTGAGCCTGCAATGACCATTGATTCGTCCGCGCCACCGCTGATTCTCGGCGGTGCGCAAACGCCCCGGGCGGCCCTGCCCCAGCTGCCGCCCCTGGCGCTGTACATCCACATCCCGTGGTGTGTACGCAAATGCCCTTACTGCGACTTCAACTCCCACGCCGCCAGCCCGGTGCTGCCGGAAGAAGAGTACGTCGACGCCCTGCTGGCCGACCTCGACCAGGACCTGTCCGCCGTCTACGGCCGCGAGCTGAGTTCGATCTTCTTCGGCGGCGGTACGCCGAGCCTGTTCAGCGCCCAGGCCCTGGGCCGGTTGCTCAAAGGCGTGGAGCAACGCATCCCGTTCGCCCGCGACATCGAGATCACCCTGGAAGCCAACCCCGGGACCTTCGAACAGGAGAAGTTCACCGCCTATCGCGCCCTGGGCATCAATCGCCTGTCGATCGGCATCCAGAGCTTCCAGGAAGACAAGCTCAAGGCCCTGGGCCGCATCCACAATGGCGACGAAGCCGTGCGCGCCGCCGGCATGGCGCGCCAGGCCGGGTTCGACAACTTCAACCTGGACCTGATGCACGGCCTGCCCGACCAGTCCCTGGACGACGCCCTGGGCGACCTGCGCCAGGCCATCGCCATGAAGCCGACCCACCTGTCCTGGTACCAGCTGACCCTGGAACCCAATACGGTGTTCTGGAACCAGCCGCCGACGCTGCCGGAAGACGACACCCTGTGGGACATCCAGGAAGCCGGCCAGGCGCTTTTGGCCGAGCATGGCTACGTCCAGTACGAAGTCTCGGCCTATGCCCAGCCCGGCCGGGCAGCCCGGCACAACCTCAATTACTGGAGCTTCGGCGACTTCATTGGCATCGGCGCCGGGGCACACGGCAAGCTCAGCCATCCGGACGGGCGCATCGTGCGCACCTGGAAGACCCGCCTGCCCAAGGACTACCTCAACCCGACGAAAAACTTCAAGGCCGGCGAGAAGGACCTGAGCAACGAAGAGCTGCCGTTCGAGTTTCTGATGAACGCCCTGCGCCTGACCGAAGGCGTCGAGGCGCGGCTGTATCCGGAGCGTACCGGGCTGCCCCTGGAAAGCCTCGCCGAAGGTCGCCGCGACGCCGAACAAAGCGGCCTGTTGCAGGTCGAACCGTCACGCCTGGCCGCCACCCCGCGCGGCCAGCTGTTCCTCAATGACTTGCTGCAGAAATTTCTGAGCTGATTTCAGCCCTAAGGGAAAACGAATGGATTTGATACTCGACCTGCTCGCTACCGTGTCCCGCTGGAGTCGCAGCAACCTTTCAGAAATCTCCCTGGCCCTCGTCGGCTGCCTGTTGGTGCTGTTCGGCGCCGATATCAAGGGCTGGGTCGAAGCACGCCTGGGCGGCCTCGCCGGCGCCCTGCGCGTACCGATGATGGCGCTGCTGTGCATGATCGGCAGCGGTGCCGCACTGATCTACGCCACGCCGTGGATCGTCCGCGGCCTGAGCCAGTTCAACAACTACAGCCTGGCGCCGGTGCTGTTGGTTGTCCTGATACTCATTGGGGTCGTCGCCGATCGTCGCTGAGCCGAAAACAACCCAAAATGAATATGGACGCCATGCTTCCCGCCCACAGGGGTCATCTATTTAACGCTGGATTTGACCTCATGGCGGATCATCGCGCTGAGCCCGTAATAGTCCTGGCAGCCCAGCGCTTCAGCGTTATCCAGATACACAATGCTCTGACTGTCGTGCCGGTCGCTGGCGTTTACCCGTGTCAGCGCAAGAATGTAATTGGCTTCAGCCCGATATTGTTCTTCTGACAACATCAACGCGACAGCGCGGGCGCGCATGGCCGCCGCCACACCTTGCTGCGTTTGCGGCGCCCTTTCGTCCAGGAAACACAGGGAGCGCTTGGCCTGAAGCGGATAATCGCCAGCATGAGCGTCGGATTTGCTCAACAACTGTTCCAGCGACCGCAGGAATTTCAAATGATCGGCGTTGTGCAAATCAGACCGTTCATAGGCTTTGTCGCACAAATGGTAGTAACCCACCGCGGCAGCCAGTAACCCTTGATCCATGGCTTTCTGGTACAGGCCGCAAGTCTCCAGGCGGGTTCGCTCAGAGAACATCGGATTGTCCTGCAGACTGGCCAGCATGTACGTTGCCAGCGTGTGTCCGCCATCCGATGCGTGCTTCAAATTATCGGCAAGCGCTTCAATATCGCCCTCTGCAACGCGCAATTGCTCCGGGGTGTATTCGAGCGTTTCCCCGGCGGCCTCTCGCCTGATGCGCTCATTGGCTTCCCGCTCGATCTTTACCGCCGTTCTCTGCGCACTTGCAAAGTATTCCTCAGGGGTGACTACCCGTTCGCAGGCTGCGCAAAACAATAAACCCAGAACCAGCGTACAGGCGAAAATGGC from Pseudomonas chlororaphis subsp. chlororaphis encodes:
- a CDS encoding aspartate carbamoyltransferase catalytic subunit, which produces MTPLDAKRPLQLNDQGQLRHFLSLDGLRRELLTEILDTADSFLEVGARAVKKVPLLRGKTVCNVFFENSTRTRTTFELAAQRLSADVITLNVSTSSASKGETLLDTLRNLEAMAADMFVVRHGDSGAAHFIAEHVCPQVAIINGGDGRHAHPTQGMLDMLTIRRHKGGFENLSVAIVGDILHSRVARSNMLALRTLGCPDIRVIAPKTLLPIGIEQYGVKVYTDMAEGLKDVDVVIMLRLQRERMQGGLLPSEGEFYRLFGLTTARLAGAKPDAIVMHPGPINRGVEIESAVADGPHSVILNQVTYGIAVRMAVLSMAMSGQTAQRQFEQENAQ
- a CDS encoding dihydroorotase — its product is MKLSILGARVIDPSSGLDQVSDIHLEAGKIVAIGAAPAGFSAVESLDAKGLVAAPGLVDLNVSLREPGYSRKGTIASETRAAAAGGVTSLCCPPRTKPVLDTSAVAELILDRAREAGNTKVFPIGALSKGLDGEQLAELIALRDAGCVAFGNGLEGFRSTRTLCRALEYAATFDLTVIFHSQDRDLAEGGLAHEGATASFLGLPGIPETAETVALARDLLLVEQSGVRAHFSQLTSARGVALIAQAQARGLPVTADVALYQLILTDDALIDFSSLYHVQPPLRSRADREGLREAVKSGVVQAISSHHQPHERDAKLAPFGATEPGISSVELLLPLAMTLVEDGLLDLSTLLARLSSGPADALRLPAGKLAVGAPADLVLFDPSTSTVAGEHWLSKGENCPFLGHSLPGVVRYTLVDGRISHKG
- a CDS encoding NINE protein, which produces MNTYRPDGSTHDTHSKVIGYLLWIFGFTGSHRFYYGKPVTGTIWFFTLGLLGIGWLIDLFLIPAMDREADLRFTPGPIEYSVAWILLTFLGIFGVHRMYQGKWISGLLYLLTGGVFFLGVLYDFWTLNDQVSLRNAQRR
- a CDS encoding C40 family peptidase — protein: MRPFFKTWLTICLLMPLAAHATNREQRLPNVNGFTPKAHVTQISKNSSKNKLSVKRPTHLSSVSSKPVPQMAAKQSSTVLSRAVNVLGTPYRWGGSSPSKGFDCSGLVKYAFNDVAAVDLPRTSNAMASGHGQKVERKDLKPGDLLFFNLKSRRVNHVAIYLGNDRFIHAPRRGKSVTIDTLKKPYWDKNYVVAKRVLPKEQNTLRIVQR
- the pyrR gene encoding bifunctional pyr operon transcriptional regulator/uracil phosphoribosyltransferase PyrR, producing MSLPNPAELISQMAVRLTAHLEQRAISEPRYIGIRTGGVWVAQALLAELGSDAPLGTLDVSFYRDDFSQNGLHPQVRPSELPFEIEGQHLILIDDVLMSGRTIRAALNELFDYGRPASVTLVCLLDLDAAELPIRPNVVGATLSLAAHERVKLSGPAPLQLELQDLAL
- the ruvX gene encoding Holliday junction resolvase RuvX; the protein is MALRLILGFDYGTKQIGVAVGQAITGQARELCTLKAQNGVPDWNQVEALIKEWKPDAVVVGLPLNMDGTPSEMCVRAEKFARRLNGRYNLPFYTHDERLTTFEAKGERLARGGQKGSYRDNPVDAIAAALLLQGWLDENAALLNN
- a CDS encoding YggS family pyridoxal phosphate-dependent enzyme, encoding MSTIADNIALVSARIRAAAQASQRDESSIHLLAVSKTKPAAALREAYAAGLRDFGENYLQEALGKQAELGDLPLSWHFIGPIQSNKTRAIAENFAWVHSVDRLKIAQRLSEQRPADLPPLNICIQVNVSGEASKSGCTPADLPALASAISALPRLKLRGLMAIPEPTEDRAAQDAAFAAVRSLNENLRESLDLPTDTLSMGMSHDLEAAIAQGATWVRIGTALFGARDYGQP
- a CDS encoding type IV pilus twitching motility protein PilT, which gives rise to MDITELLAFSVKQGASDLHLSAGLPPMIRIDGDIRRINLPVLEAQQVHELILASMTDPQRAEFKAALEIDFSFAVPGLARFRVNAFNHQRGGGAVFRSIAAKVPGLDELGMGEVFRRISEVPRGLVLVTGPTGSGKSTTLAAMIDHLNQSRHQHILTIEDPIEFIHESKKCLINQREVHRDTRSFSTALRSALREDPDVILVGEMRDLETIRLALTAAETGHLVFGTLHTTSAAKTVDRVVDVFPAEEKAMVRSMLSESLQAVVSQTLVKRIGGGRVAAHEIMLGSAAIRNLIREDKVAQMYSAIQTGGALGMQTLDMSLKALVDAGLVSREHAREKARAPDSI